TGACTCAATGAGGCATGAGACTCGCCGTAGTGGCAGAGTTGTAAATAAGTGGAAAAGAGGAGGAAGCAGCGGTTTGATCACGAACAACAACAAGACAGCTTTTATTTGAAAATGGCTCCACTTCACGAggtcttcatctctctctctctttcgccGTAGGCTTGCTTTACTCGAGAACCAGACCCAATGAAAGATCCTTACTTTCGCATTCATTATATATATCCCACAGAAAAAAAACCCCAATGTTAAAAAATCACGAAAAAGAAGCGATCTTTGCGCTTGACTTCTCCAATGTTGTCTCTCTAGTGATTCTCTCTATCGCTCTTGCAACGGTAACAAAAGggttttacttttcaaaatccGACAGAGAAAGAAAAGACCAGAAGTCTTTCTTCTTCTGACAATCATTACCAGAAAGAGACAAAGACAAAAGACAGACACTTTCCATGTCTTTTTTGAAAGTTGGCGGTGAAAACATGGAGAGAAGAAACGGAATGGTGGGTCCTCCTGCGCCGAGGATTCTCCAGCTGCCACGTAGGCATAGCGTTCGGAGAAGGAATACAATATCACCGAAGAAGAAGGATCAGAGAGTGAAGCTGGAGGCTCTGTTTCACCAAGAGAGGTCTTTTCATCACGAGGAGGAGGGAGGGAGGAGAAGAGGGAAAGTTGCGGACGGGAGAGAGATTAGTAGGTCTTCTCCTGTTGATTTCGCCAAGTGGAGGTTTCAGGCGGAGATGTTGAGATCAGAGTGTAATTTACTAAGGGTTGAGAAAGAGATCGctatgaagaagatggagagaaggaagaagaggatgGAGAGAACGCTAAGATCTGCTGTTCTTATTCTTCTCTCTGTAAGTGTGTTCTTCCTCCTTCTCCTTGGTTTGCAAGTGTGAGTGTTTTTGAGTTTGATTGTTGTTTGTTAATCATGGATGTGTCTTAAATTATCTGTACATGAGTAAAAATGCCAACATTCATTGTGCCGGACGTAGTTCTTGGGTACCGTATGCCTTTTATGATTaggaaaactaatttttgtagGATAAGAATGTTttcctaaagtaaaaaggaaattgAATTTTTAGATTACTATAAATACGGGTTTAAGCCATCGTAATTTTTTTCACACATAATCAATATACAAATCCTAAACGGGTATTTGAATCAATTCGTTTTTGTTCTTAAGTTTATTTGCTTTCTTCAAAGTCGATTTGCGTTTGTTCATAACATTGTTGTTCAATGTTGGTGGTTTTGATTTAGGGGAAACAGAGAATCTCTGAAGGGAAGAAGGAGAGCAACGTTTTGGAAGATGAGATTAGCTACTTGATTGAGAAACTGAATGAGTTGAAGTCTCCAAAGGTTAAAGACATGGAAGTTGGAAACTACAGACATAACTTTGACAGGCAAGCTTCTGTTTTAAGAAGAGAGCTGGAGAAGTTAGATGAAGGAGAGGTTTGTGTTAAAGGGATTCAGAAAATGGCAGAAGATAGCTTCTTGGTCAATCCCAACTCTCTACCTGATCAAAATGTGAGTCACAACAACAGTTCACTGTTCAAAAAAAATGCCTAGTCTCTTTGCATGTTCTTGATTTTGATGTTATCTACTGCAGATAGATACATTGGGTAGTAAATTGGAGGAGTTGTCTAAAGGAGTATTTGTGCAGGCGCATGGGGAAAATAGAGGCTGTTCTAGACATTGCAAAGCACTTATGAGGAAGATTGCAGATCAAGCAAGAGCAGAAGCAGAGCAATGGTCAGAAATGCAAGAAATGCTTAGTCAAGTGAGGAATGAAATGGAGGAACTTCAAACTTGTCGCGATTTCTGGCAAAACAGAGCTCTTGAATCAGATTCTCAGATACAGAATCTACATTCCTCAGTAAGATCGACTTACACACACATAGATTCGTGAGAGATATCCTTAGCTAGCActaaatcatgtttttttttttttgggcaacccactaaatcaagtttttgttcaaaaattaGCACATAAAGAGGAAAATCACCAAAATAGCGtagataaaaagttaaaaaaaaaaacatttttgagtttaatgattagagtttagtatttagggagTAGGGTTATGATCAGGGTTAGAGTTTACAATATAaggtaatttaatattttttattgattaatatatGCTTAAAACTTTTTAtgtgacaaaaactaaaaatatgatCTTTATGAGATTTGTCTTAGATTCATCTTTGATATAACATGAGTTTGATAATCCTTTTGATGAATCTGTTTTAGGTTGAAGGATGGAGAAGAAAAGCGTTGTCATCAGAAGCAAAGTTGAAGAACCTAGAAGCCGAGGTTTGCGGATTACAAGAAGAGATGAAAAGGTTGAGGAAGGATGATAAGGTAGAAGCAGCGAAGAACAAGTTGCCAACAGAGTCAGAGAAGAGAGTGTTGATTTGTAGGTTGAAAGAGAACATATATAGCAGCAATGGAGATTGGTCTAAGTACAGTGAGAGGAAAACAACAAAACCGTCTAGTTCAAGACAGCCTTTAAGAGAAATTAAGAACGGTTCAGTGGCAGTGAGACAGAAGAACTCCAATGTCATGAGAGTGTAACTTTTCTTTCTGACAAAAACCAGattcttttttctgttttcTATGGTTGGTTAATAAATGGAAAAAAGTTTGCCACTCGAAGAAGTATAATCTAATATGGTGGAAACCATTCAAGGTATTAAAATATGTCAATAAATACACAatgtttatgttaatacatgTCATATATACGaagttaaatttaatatattggCAACATCACAATCGGGTTTAATTGATATTAAGCTTAGTTAGTGGGGTTATTCTgtaatttaataaactaaacCCAGATTAAAGTAGAGTTATTCTgtaatttaataaactaaacCCAGATTAACAAAATCCAACCCGACCCAACCCATAAACCCATATAGAAGATTCATTTTTAATGAAACTTGAAGGATAATTCATAAGATGAATTCTATGTGTTTGTTGTGTAAATGGTTCAATGGAACAGATGATCCAAGAAAATCAGAGCATTTGCTTGTGTTGGAAGGTGCAGAGGAAAGGCTTAAACTAGTGGGGTTATTCTgtaatttaataaactaaacCCAGATTAACAAAATCCAACCCGACCCAACCCATAAACCCATATAGAAGATTCATTTTTAATGAAACTTGAAAGATAATTCATAAGattgattctatgtgtttgttGTGTACATGGTTCAATGGAACAGATGATCCAAGAAAAACAGAGCATTTGCTTGTGTTGGAAGGTGCAGAGGAAAGACTTAAACTTTTCTAAGCAAACTTGTTAGAAGAAGGATCTTTTGATTCATCAATCGATGGTTGCCAAGGAGTTTTCCGCACTGCATCACCATTCTATCATGATGTCAAAAACCCTCAGGTCTCTCTCAGTCTCTCACTGAGTTATCAATCCTCtatttttgattgatttgtattaactattaataaatacataaaattatcaaaatcaataaaagagaaaaccaaCATCCGCGCGCGGGCGACAGTGTCAAGATCTAGTACACAATAACAATGCAGTTATCATAGAATTACGTGATATTTGTTGTTATAATTGGCCccgtataaaaaatattttttagactTGAAACACATGTTTCATTGACTTCTATTCATGCATGACCAAGAAACTTGGCAGCAAGAAACTTGGCAGCAAGAAATTACACAATAAAGAGTTAAATGATAACAAGGATATACAAAAATGTGAAGAATTAATAGATGACTTCCCTTTGATGAACATGTGGAAGTCAATTGGcttacttgtcatcttcttcatGACTTTAGTGAATTTCCAAATTATCATCGATTTTAAGATAAATcattagattaattaatattattatttaaaactttatttattatatatatttatcatgatatttaagataattaataaacattagcTTATTCtaccgatatatatatatacacaattattttaaatatgtattttaatatgtaattatCATGATTTTTAGGACATTTAATTAGTAATTTTAGTGAATTTGTTTACTTGTCATATTCTCcattattttagaataaaactttagtttaaataatattatttattttttattttagaagtgAATTTGATTACTTGTTATTTTCTCCATGACTTTAGTGAACTTGATTACTTGTCATCGATTTTATGATAAATCATTagcttaattaatattattatttaacactttattttattatatatatatatatatatatatatatcatgatatttaagataattaataaacattaacctATTCTACTGATAcatatacaattattttttaaatatattttaatatgtaattatcatgatatttaggacctttaactaataattttaatgaatttgTTTACTTATCatattctccatgattttaagatgaatatttagtttaattaatattattatttaaatttttattatattaggtgtTAATAAGAGAAGGTAGAGTGAAGGATTCGCCAGGTAAACAACGTAAAAAAATCACCCATTTCTATACCGGTTCCGGAAGAGCGAAGTTAAAGGGGATGTTTTGTTAATAGGAACAAGAAAGTGGTATATATTTGTCATgatatttaagataattaataaaattaaccttttctactgatatatatatatatatatatatatatatatatatatactatcattaaaaaatattttaatatataattatcaagatatttagaatatttaattaataaatagatattaacaatatctaccaataatatcataattatgtttatctcatatttattttatgattttaatgactaatattatagTCAGTTTCTCAAATTCGTATTAGAAATATTGATCcaaatacaaattattaaaaaaaattatatataataaatcgaTTTCTTCAGTTTATTCGGTTGGATCGGTTAATATACTaaactatatctatatattGCGGTTTCTTAAAATAACATCCATCGGTACTGCGAAATCCAtactattttctctattttggtttggttcgattTTAAGTGGTTTGGTTTTATCGGATTGAACACCCtaaactattgttattttgttgATATTTAATGGGTTGTGATTGTTTATAATTCTTTCAGTGTCACCTGATTTGTTTTCAATCCAAATACAATaagtttttaatttcaaatacaagtttttatttaattattactataaaaagaTTTTGATCCAAAATTTAAGTTCAATAAATAAAAGGGCATGAAACAAATAACATAACTAATATATTGATTACCGATATGAATAGtttgatgttttataatttataatattaatttaaaatttatgtctaattaaataatttttaaaataaaataaacattagaattaaaaattgttatatatatatatatagtccgCACAAGTGCAAAACATCAagcagtatatatatatatgtatgtgtttgTGTTCGAAGTAAATTTTGTTCTTATCAAATCTAAGTGAGCACAACACAAAGGTTAAGCTTTTTATTGCCATTGCCTTTGTCACCTCTTCTATGGTCATGACTGGCGCTGTCCCTAACCTCTCGCAGGTTGGTTGTTGAttcttaaccttttttttttttttttttcttattcttaacttttattcaaattttatttttctgccGATGATAATTGAATTAATGTGAATAAAATTTGTACTTGTGATAAAAACTTGTCGAAGTCACAGTCAGCATCCCGTCAACCCCAGGAAAGTAACACCTTTCAAGGATTTTTCATCGCTGTGATACTATACGTTATTGTTTATTTGATCTCCAAGGCGGTGCCCCCTGAGATGAGATTGCGTGCACATGTGGACATGGCTGCCATCACCTTAGGGGTTATAGCGCTTCACTTCGGCATGGTGTTATATATAGCGCTTCATTTCGGCATGGTCATCGTCGCAGGCGGCTTCATCACCTCCATCTCGGCAGTTCTGGCTGGCTTTTCTCTTATTTACCTACGATTTGTCATATATCCACGGATGTGGCATCGAtcatctaaatatttatttgaaaatgCTTTTTCTAGAATTACTTGTTCTACAATAAATTAATCATAgtgtgaaaaatatatataacatatttattgTGATAACAACAAAatgagaattatatatatatatatatatatatatatataatactaggGGGTGTCCGCGATTCGcgcggaatattattttattattgctaagagcatgattttttttctctattttggtttggttcgattTTAAGTGGTTTGGTTTTatcggattgaacacccctaaactattgttattttgttgATATTTTATGGATTGTGATTGTTTATAATTCTTTCAGTGTCACCTGATTTGTTTTTAATCCAAATACAATaagtttttaatttcaaatacaagtttttatttaattattactataaaaaagattttgatcCAAAATTTACGTTCAATAAATAAAAGGGCATGAAACAAATAACATAACTAATATATTGATTACCGATATGAATAGtttgatgttttataatttataatattaatttaaaatttatgtctagttaaataatttttaaaataaaataaacattagaattaaaaattgttatatatatatatatagtccgCACAAGTGCAAAACATCAagcagtatatatatatatgtatgtgtttgTGTTCGAAGTAAATTTTGTTCTTATCAAATCTAAGTGAGCACAACACAAAGGTTAAGCTTTTTATTGCCATTGCCTTTGTCACCTCTTCTATGGTCATGACTGGCGCTGTCCCTAACCTCTCGCAGGATGGTTGTtgattcttaactttttttttttttttttttttttgattcttaacttttattcaaattttatttttctgccGATGATAATTGAATTAATGTGAATAAAATTTGTACTTGTGATAAAAACTTGTCGAAGTCACAGTCAGCATCCCGTCAACCCCAGGAAAGTAACACCTTTCAAGGATTTTTCATCGCTGTGATACTATACGTTATTGTTTATTTGATCTCCAAGGCGGTGCCCCCTGAGATGAGATTGCGTGCACATGTGGACATGGCTGCCATCACCTTAGGGGTTATAGCGCTTCACTTCGGCATGGTGTTATATATAGCGCTTCACTTCGGCATGGTCATCGTCGCAGGCGGCTTCATCACCTCCATCTCGGCAGTTCTGGCTGGCTTTTCTCTTATTTACCTACGATTTGTCATATATCCACGGATGTGGCATCGATCATCTAAATGTTTATttgaaaatgcatttttctagAATTACTTGTTCTACAATAAATT
This Brassica napus cultivar Da-Ae chromosome C6, Da-Ae, whole genome shotgun sequence DNA region includes the following protein-coding sequences:
- the LOC106389740 gene encoding uncharacterized protein LOC106389740 isoform X3, which translates into the protein MSFLKVGGENMERRNGMVGPPAPRILQLPRRHSVRRRNTISPKKKDQRVKLEALFHQERSFHHEEEGGRRRGKVADGREISRSSPVDFAKWRFQAEMLRSECNLLRVEKEIAMKKMERRKKRMERTLRSAVLILLSGKQRISEGKKESNVLEDEISYLIEKLNELKSPKVKDMEVGNYRHNFDRQASVLRRELEKLDEGEVCVKGIQKMAEDSFLVNPNSLPDQNAHGENRGCSRHCKALMRKIADQARAEAEQWSEMQEMLSQVRNEMEELQTCRDFWQNRALESDSQIQNLHSSVEGWRRKALSSEAKLKNLEAEVCGLQEEMKRLRKDDKVEAAKNKLPTESEKRVLICRLKENIYSSNGDWSKYSERKTTKPSSSRQPLREIKNGSVAVRQKNSNVMRV
- the LOC106389740 gene encoding uncharacterized protein LOC106389740 isoform X2, which produces MSFLKVGGENMERRNGMVGPPAPRILQLPRRHSVRRRNTISPKKKDQRVKLEALFHQERSFHHEEEGGRRRGKVADGREISRSSPVDFAKWRFQAEMLRSECNLLRVEKEIAMKKMERRKKRMERTLRSAVLILLSRISEGKKESNVLEDEISYLIEKLNELKSPKVKDMEVGNYRHNFDRQASVLRRELEKLDEGEVCVKGIQKMAEDSFLVNPNSLPDQNIDTLGSKLEELSKGVFVQAHGENRGCSRHCKALMRKIADQARAEAEQWSEMQEMLSQVRNEMEELQTCRDFWQNRALESDSQIQNLHSSVEGWRRKALSSEAKLKNLEAEVCGLQEEMKRLRKDDKVEAAKNKLPTESEKRVLICRLKENIYSSNGDWSKYSERKTTKPSSSRQPLREIKNGSVAVRQKNSNVMRV
- the LOC106389740 gene encoding uncharacterized protein LOC106389740 isoform X1 gives rise to the protein MSFLKVGGENMERRNGMVGPPAPRILQLPRRHSVRRRNTISPKKKDQRVKLEALFHQERSFHHEEEGGRRRGKVADGREISRSSPVDFAKWRFQAEMLRSECNLLRVEKEIAMKKMERRKKRMERTLRSAVLILLSGKQRISEGKKESNVLEDEISYLIEKLNELKSPKVKDMEVGNYRHNFDRQASVLRRELEKLDEGEVCVKGIQKMAEDSFLVNPNSLPDQNIDTLGSKLEELSKGVFVQAHGENRGCSRHCKALMRKIADQARAEAEQWSEMQEMLSQVRNEMEELQTCRDFWQNRALESDSQIQNLHSSVEGWRRKALSSEAKLKNLEAEVCGLQEEMKRLRKDDKVEAAKNKLPTESEKRVLICRLKENIYSSNGDWSKYSERKTTKPSSSRQPLREIKNGSVAVRQKNSNVMRV